From the Streptomyces sp. Sge12 genome, the window CTCGAAGCGTTCCCCGATGCCGCGTTCCTGTACGGGCAGATCGCCGAATCCGCGCTCACCTTCACGCTCCTCGAACCCCGACACGGGCACCGGAGCTAGCTACGCCGAAGGCGGCCCCCTCTCACGCCAATGAACCGGGGCCGCCCTCGTCCACCAGCACCTTCACGAGAACTGGAGACACCCAGCATGACCCAACCCGCCCCCATCCGGCGAGACGGCCGGCTACAACTCATCGCCGACGCACTCGCCTTAGCCGCCCGCGGCTGGCCCGTCTTCCCCCTCCGGTGCGGCAGCAAGGCCCCTGCCCTGCACCGTCAAGACCGCTGTCCCCGTACCGGTGCCTGCGGTGACGGTCACGTGAAGTGGGAGCAGCGCGCCACTACCGACCCGGCCGTCATCGTCCGGTGCTGGAATCACAAGCCGTACAACATCGGCCTGGCCACCGGCCCGGCCGGGCTGATCGTGATCGACCTCGACATGCCCAAGCCCGACAGCAGTCAGGACGCGCCTGGCGGCGCGGGCAACCTGTGGGCGCTCTGCGAGCGCGCCGGGCAGCCCGTCCCGGCCACCCTCACCGTGCGGACTCCCTCCGGCGGGACGCACCTGTACTTCACCGCCCCCGACGGCATCCGGCTCGGGAACACCGCAGGCAAGCTGGCTCCGCTCGTCGACACCCGCGCGCATGGCGGATACGTCGTGGCCCCCGGCAGCACCACGCCGGCCGGTCTCTACGAAGTCACCGACTCCTTGCCCGTGGCGGAGCTACCGGACTGGCTGCTGTCGCTTCTCCAGCCCCCTGCCCCGGCGCCCGTCCGTCGGCTGGTTGGCCCGGCGGTCAGCGGGACCAGCGCGGCCCGGGCTGCGCTGGACGCCGAGTGCGACGTGGTCCGTGCCGCCCCGGAGGGGCAGGCGAACAACACGCTCAACCGATCCGCCTTCAAGGTGGGCCGGTTCGTGGCCTGGGGAGACATTGCCCGCGAGGAGGTGGAGGGGGCCTTCCAAGTGGCCGGAGAGGAGCGGGGACTCACCGTCGCCGAGTGCCGGTCCACGATCCGCTCCGCCCTCGACAGCTCCGCCCGCACGGTCCGCGCCCGGGACACGGCATGAGTACCCACCCCCATCCCCCCTTGGAAGGCCCCACCCCAGCCCCTGCCGGGACCGGCCCCGCCGAACCGGCCCCCGCCCCGGGCGGCAGTGGTGCGCTGAGGGTCGTCGCCGAAGGCGTCCCTTCATCTGTTCGCCCTGACCCGCTCGCCGACGACGGACGGCGGCCAGTGGCTTGGCTCCACATCGTGGCCCCGCCCTCGTACGGCGCCAGCCCGAGTGTCCGTTCCTGGTGCTGCTGCGGCCGCGATCTGTTCGCCGCCGGATATGTCCGCGCCCTCGCGCTCATCGACGACCACGAAGAACACCGAGCAGCTTGCTCCCGCCTCACCGAGCGAAGGGAAGCCGCATGACCACGTACGACCCCGAGCTGTGGGACGGGTTCGACACAATGACCCCCGAGGACATCACCGGTTCCGGTCCCGGGTGGGACGAGCCGGTACCCCTCAACCCGCGCGGGCCGCTGCCTGCCTTCCCTGTGGACGCCCTGCCCGACTGGCTCGCGGCCATGACGGCCGGTGTCGCGGAGGAGACGCAGACACCCGTCGACCTCGCCGGGTGTCTGGCTCTCGCCGTCATCGGCACCGCCGCCGGCGGACGTCTCACCGTGAACGTGCGCGGGCAGTGGAG encodes:
- a CDS encoding bifunctional DNA primase/polymerase, with the protein product MTQPAPIRRDGRLQLIADALALAARGWPVFPLRCGSKAPALHRQDRCPRTGACGDGHVKWEQRATTDPAVIVRCWNHKPYNIGLATGPAGLIVIDLDMPKPDSSQDAPGGAGNLWALCERAGQPVPATLTVRTPSGGTHLYFTAPDGIRLGNTAGKLAPLVDTRAHGGYVVAPGSTTPAGLYEVTDSLPVAELPDWLLSLLQPPAPAPVRRLVGPAVSGTSAARAALDAECDVVRAAPEGQANNTLNRSAFKVGRFVAWGDIAREEVEGAFQVAGEERGLTVAECRSTIRSALDSSARTVRARDTA